In Sander lucioperca isolate FBNREF2018 unplaced genomic scaffold, SLUC_FBN_1.2 Unpl_78, whole genome shotgun sequence, the genomic window CCTCTCACCCTGGAAACACTATGTTTGAAtctctcccctctggcaggaggtgTCCATCAGAAACCTCCTCCTTACACTCGCTCCATAGCTCAGGGGTTAGAGCACTGGTCTTGTAAACCAGGGTGAGTTCAAATCTCACTGGGGCCTAATCACTTCTTTGAATTTGCCCTTGGGTATTATTAaagtatctatccatctatctgtcaCTACACTTTGCAAGTACAATCATCTGCACGTTGCACAAAGTGCTCAAACTACTTACGCAGCCATTTCCTATattttgtttactgtttttgtgtatattgtatttttttatttagaaaagaCGTATGCATACCTCTTTGAAGGtttcaaatatttaaatcaTACATGAGGTatcacagatacaggaaatacAAGAACAGATATTGAGCTGAAGttgttcattttatttgaaattgatTGTAATTATCACAATTACTgtcattttatttgaaattgatTGTAATTATCACAATTACTgtcattttatttgaaattgatTGTAATTATCACAATTACTGTCACAATTGATTTGGTGTGTGGGAGAAAACCGAAGCATTCGGCGTAACCTCTCACGGATCCACCATGTGGCCCTGACATGCTGCACCACGCCATCACCGCGGGTGTTAACAGGTTAAGGGGAGTTTTAGCAGTCAACTTTTGGGAGATCACTGATCCCTGAATGATACGGCCTCACGTGAATGACACCGTCCATGTATTGATGTGTCTGCGTAGATGATGATATCGTGGTATCTGCACAGGAATGCACAGATGATACGATTCTGTCATCAGGGAAGTCCAGATCTGCACAGGAATACACAGATGATACGATTCTGTCATCAGGGAAGTCCAGATCTGCACAGGAATGCACAGATGACACGACACTGTGAATGACACTGTTCATGTATTCATGCGTAGATGATGATATTGTGGCATTTGTACAGGAAAGCACTGATGACACGATTCTGTCATCAGGGAGGACCGGTGGCTGGCTGTCACCTGGGAGAAGAGATGTTGGTTCGACATTGATGTTTTTTCGTAGCACTTTCTTATTTATCCAGGACATTATTTTCTGCAGTGGCggcttttttgccttttcaaGAAGCCGTTTTGTTTCTTTGAGTTCTTTTGTTATGTTGTGCTGCTCCATCGTCTTCTTGTTGATTATATAAGTTAAGGCTCTGtgttcctcctctcttctcataAAATTCAATTCTTGGTAATGTTTCAAGGCTTCGAGGCGCTTTCTGTAATGGCTGATTGTTACGTCACTATCAGGAACCGCTTTTATAAGATAAGCCTCAGTGTTTTCATCCATCTGTACTTGGGTGTCATTGTCGATGTAACGTCTTTTGACCTCAATGATATTCTGTACACATTCCGTGGGGTCCGAGGTATAATCAATGCATTCCTGCAGATCGGTCTTGAACTGTGTGATATAGCTGCTCATGctgctgtttttctctctctccttaatCAGGTCTGCATCACAGTGTTTGAGATGTGTGACGGTTGCATCCAGGTTGGCGTTCTCTCGGTTGGCCTTCTTCAGCTCCTTTCTCGTTTCTTTGAGCTCAGCCTGTGTCGATTTGAGTATGCCTTTCAACCCGTTTACTTCATCACGTAGAACAGCgttgttttccttttctttagCCCCATCCTGTTGTAATTGTTCATTGTCACTCACTAAACAACATATCTCCAGATTTCTgttttcaattacattttgtttgtctttgaccGCATTCTCTAATGCCGAAACCTTTCCGGTAagatctttcttcttcttcttcagcttTTCAATAATCATCTCCAGTTCTTTGCGCTCCATTAATTCTTCCATTTGTGTTTCATCCTTTATCTTATTTTCTGTAGCAATGAGATTGTCTCTTTCTCCTAGCTGTTTTTTCAAGTTCTCCACTACCTTTTTGTTTTCCATGTCCATTCGGGGTAGTGTAGCTCTGAGTTCTTCCAACTCGGCCGCTAGTTTTTCTTTCTGCTCCTCGACGATCAGTAGCTCTTCTCTGTGCTTGGCCTTCTCCTCCGCCATCTTCTTGTCTTCGTATTCTCTGAATCTCTGAACTAACTCCAAAAAGTTAGCCTGAGTACAGGTAAAGCTCTCAACGCTAAATGTTTCATCTTGGCTTAGCTGGAGTTGGGTTTTCAGCTCTTTCACCTCCTCTTGgtcagttttcacctttttcgCGAGAGCCATGACTTCCATTTGCGAAACGTTAGACCTAGCTATTttattatggttaaactttTGCTTTTGCACTTTGAACATGAACTTCTTCTTAAAGTTATGTCGAAAAGTGTACAAGAACAGAACTTGAGCAGTCAATAAAAACACTGTTGCATCAAAATGGTCTCGTCTGTGCTTGTGATCTGTGCTGAAAGGTTAACCAACTGTTTCCTCCTAACACTGAAACTGAAGATATCAACGGACCTTTGTGACATCATCCATCAAAGGAACAGTCATCAAAGGATTATAAGCATAAGGGAAATTCTAACATTCCAACACAAATTTCGAAAGTAAacaattctgtgtgtgtgtgtgtgtgtgtgtgtgtgtgtgtgtgtgtgtgttttaacattCCAAcaatgttaacccttgtgttgaagCTGTGGAACAATATTCTGTGAGGGAGGGGGGAGAAAGGAAAAGGGGgaagaaaaaagcaaaaaagaaaagagaaaaaggaaagaatTGAAGGCATGAAGGTATTTTAGCCCCCCATGAACACttaaagaattttttttgatgtttttaaattgtttggGCAAGCTGCGGGTGGGATTCGAACCGTCAAACTGTGGAACTTAATGTCTACCACCAGTCTAGACGTTGTACTGCCCTCTACcgtttgttaaaatgaacagttattttgtattttgttatatAGTCCAATACAGGGCAGATATTCCATCAGTTTCTTTATTTTAGTCCAGTTTTCCAGGTTAAAAACAGTTTATTGCCTTATTTGGGCTGGGCTGGGgtgtaaatacaataaataataaatgcaaATAATCATTCTTGTGAATGCGGCTGACatgctcgcgcgacgcatccagtgtgtaaccggcctaagttTCTCAAGCTTCAAGTTGTCGAGCGCTTCTTTAATCCAACGGTCGTGTGTGGGAGAGCCTCCACTTGAGCAAGATCAACCTCCGGGATAGCAGGGATGTAAACGCCAGGGCCCGCCTCCCTCAACAGGGAGGTCAGCGTCAGGGGAAATGCCAAAAATGGCTGACAAAGGATTAGGTGGGATAATGTGATCATATGCCCTGCTCATCGTGTCAAAATGCACATCCAGAAAGTTGTTAATTTAGGGCAAGACCAGAACATATGAGTATGGTTGGCAGGAGACTGGTTACACCTGTTGCAGGCGTCCCGGACAGTGGAGTatattttagacaattttgCGTCTGTGTAGTGGACTTTATGAACAACATTGCATTGGATTAAGCATTGCAttggtattttgtttttacGTGTTAAAATTGGCAATTGTTGCCTAGAAATGAGAAGCTGCTTTTGTCTCCGGCTGTTTTAAATTCAAGAAccgttgttttaaaaaaatcactAACTCAGCCATCTTTATTGTAAACTGTTTTATGTAGCATAGTTCTctgctgtagtcattttttgggaTGTCCTGGTTCCCTCACACTGACCCTGACCTTGTTGCCCGGGCGACGGTTTAGCCGGTATGACTCTGGCTATGATGCATGACTATGGTTTTGCTCATAGTTGaggacatgctatgctatgactattttttcgacatactattgaccctttgcacgtgacgtcacgctccactcgcgcgtattatgaacgccatgacggacggcggaagagctatatgctgtagatggaaggcaagctaaactcgtacgttttcgttcgtgtttgtgttctcacattcacaatgtgcagagtaatcctcaccaacacaagcatgtgtatgtattgcctttctgtttcaaatggaaatgagtgataaataaaatgatcctcaaccagctagctgccgtgctaaccagctaacaggtccaacccgatgatgacccacataactagctaaccggttattcactgacctagctacatatccaaaaagaaagccgtttcattgatcatttaacttaacacacatacaaaaactattgattaaattaaagatgacatggcacgaaaactagcttcaaaaatgAGTTAAATGCGGatctgcggagctcctaccccggctagctgacgagctagctgcagtTAGCTTCGGAcggctcgctagctgctgcccatcgcgtcgtaatatccaccggtcaaatctaaacataggctacgcagcgaatataatcacagataagaagatgatTAGATGTTACagttatgtgtggttactactgatcatagacactccgtgatttactgcatggattaacgtgtgatagataattaatgactgcacttc contains:
- the LOC118492896 gene encoding cilia- and flagella-associated protein 57-like, which codes for MFKVQKQKFNHNKIARSNVSQMEVMALAKKVKTDQEEVKELKTQLQLSQDETFSVESFTCTQANFLELVQRFREYEDKKMAEEKAKHREELLIVEEQKEKLAAELEELRATLPRMDMENKKVVENLKKQLGERDNLIATENKIKDETQMEELMERKELEMIIEKLKKKKKDLTGKVSALENAVKDKQNVIENRNLEICCLVSDNEQLQQDGAKEKENNAVLRDEVNGLKGILKSTQAELKETRKELKKANRENANLDATVTHLKHCDADLIKEREKNSSMSSYITQFKTDLQECIDYTSDPTECVQNIIEVKRRYIDNDTQVQMDENTEAYLIKAVPDSDVTISHYRKRLEALKHYQELNFMRREEEHRALTYIINKKTMEQHNITKELKETKRLLEKAKKPPLQKIMSWINKKVLRKNINVEPTSLLPGDSQPPVLPDDRIVSSVLSCTNATISSSTHEYMNSVIHSVVSSVHSCADLDFPDDRIVSSVYSCADLDFPDDRIVSSVHSCADTTISSSTQTHQYMDGVIHVRPYHSGISDLPKVDC